In Devosia beringensis, a single window of DNA contains:
- a CDS encoding 2-hydroxyacid dehydrogenase — translation MTDKAIAILQTHKLLASCEAALAERFTVHKLHEAADRAAFIAEHAPSIRAIAGGAVSAELIGQLPALEIIANFGVGYDSIDTNAARAANVRVTNTPNVLNDAVAELTIGLMIALARRIPQADQFVRQGKWPAGNMGLFSELTGKTVGILGLGRIGKEIASRAQAMKMRVVYYGRKRQPSEPHVFYDSLVDMARDSDWLVIIAPGGQGTERIVSREVLEALGPQGHLVNVARGTLVDEPAMLELLQSGGLGGAALDVFENEPSMPEGFFALDNVVLSPHMGSATTQTRNAMGALVVANLDAHFAGEPLISAVV, via the coding sequence ATGACCGATAAAGCCATCGCCATCCTCCAGACCCACAAGCTGCTCGCCTCCTGCGAGGCGGCTCTGGCCGAGCGCTTCACCGTGCACAAGCTGCATGAGGCCGCCGACCGGGCGGCCTTCATCGCCGAACATGCCCCTTCGATCCGCGCCATTGCCGGCGGCGCCGTCAGCGCCGAGCTGATCGGCCAGCTCCCCGCGCTCGAGATCATCGCCAATTTCGGCGTCGGCTACGATTCGATCGATACCAATGCCGCTCGCGCCGCCAATGTGCGCGTCACCAATACCCCCAATGTCCTCAACGACGCGGTGGCCGAGCTCACCATCGGCCTGATGATCGCTTTGGCTCGCCGAATTCCCCAGGCCGACCAGTTTGTGCGCCAGGGCAAATGGCCCGCGGGCAATATGGGCCTCTTCTCCGAACTCACCGGCAAGACCGTCGGTATTTTGGGCCTCGGCCGCATCGGCAAGGAAATCGCCAGCCGCGCCCAGGCCATGAAGATGCGGGTGGTCTATTACGGCCGGAAGCGCCAGCCATCCGAGCCGCATGTCTTTTACGACAGCCTGGTCGACATGGCCCGCGACAGCGACTGGCTGGTCATCATCGCCCCCGGCGGCCAGGGCACCGAGCGCATCGTGTCGCGCGAGGTCCTCGAAGCCCTCGGCCCCCAGGGGCACCTGGTCAACGTCGCCCGCGGCACCCTGGTCGACGAGCCCGCCATGCTCGAACTGCTGCAGTCTGGCGGCCTCGGCGGCGCGGCGCTCGACGTCTTCGAGAACGAGCCTTCCATGCCCGAAGGCTTCTTCGCCCTCGACAATGTCGTGCTCTCGCCCCACATGGGCAGCGCCACCACCCAGACCCGCAATGCCATGGGCGCCCTGGTCGTCGCCAATCTCGACGCCCACTTTGCCGGCGAGCCGCTCATCTCAGCGGTGGTCTGA
- a CDS encoding transglutaminase family protein, with translation MRITIDHQMSITPPAGTAHAVLHLLLTPTNGPTQQIEDWTVEMAGIESAAVFADAYGNTVHLVNQSRPEGTLVVRVSGTVVTTDRAGVLGRPGGEPVPALYKRTTPLTKASVTLYGKFRGSKDSRIDVLHALMARVGETLGVDSEASQSQMSADGGRSQSQSSGASPAETAPPTASALVHLFIGGARALDIPARYVTGYVAAEPDGDDDLVGFHAWAEAYDEALGWIGFDPLLQICPSDRHVRLAVGLDESSTVPIRVVPAGDGVTTIAVSVETVG, from the coding sequence ATGCGTATCACCATAGACCACCAGATGAGCATTACCCCGCCAGCCGGCACGGCCCATGCCGTGCTGCACCTGCTGCTGACGCCCACCAATGGCCCAACGCAGCAGATTGAGGACTGGACGGTCGAGATGGCTGGCATCGAGAGCGCGGCGGTGTTTGCCGATGCCTATGGCAACACAGTGCATCTGGTGAACCAGAGCCGCCCGGAAGGCACACTGGTGGTGCGCGTCAGCGGGACGGTGGTGACGACGGACCGGGCCGGCGTGCTGGGACGGCCGGGGGGCGAGCCGGTGCCGGCGCTCTACAAGCGGACGACGCCGCTGACCAAGGCCTCGGTGACGCTTTATGGCAAGTTTCGCGGCAGCAAGGACAGCCGCATCGACGTGCTGCATGCTCTGATGGCGCGGGTGGGCGAGACGCTGGGCGTGGACAGCGAGGCGAGCCAGAGCCAGATGTCGGCTGATGGCGGGCGGAGCCAGAGCCAGTCGAGCGGGGCGTCTCCCGCCGAGACCGCACCGCCGACGGCCAGTGCGCTGGTGCATCTGTTCATCGGCGGGGCACGGGCGCTCGACATTCCGGCGCGCTATGTGACAGGCTATGTGGCCGCCGAGCCGGATGGCGACGATGACCTGGTGGGCTTTCACGCCTGGGCCGAGGCCTATGATGAGGCGCTGGGCTGGATCGGCTTTGACCCGCTGCTGCAGATCTGCCCCAGCGACCGGCATGTGCGGCTGGCCGTGGGGCTGGACGAGAGCTCGACCGTGCCGATCCGCGTCGTGCCGGCCGGCGACGGGGTGACGACAATCGCGGTATCGGTCGAGACCGTCGGCTGA
- the glpK gene encoding glycerol kinase GlpK: protein MSGYILAIDQGTTSSRAIVFAGDRSIAGVGQKEFTQIFPRDGWVEHDPEEIWESVLWAIKTALKEAGITASDVAAIGITNQRETTLIWDRQTGKPIHNAIVWQDRRTAAHCAWLKSEGHEALVTEKTGLLLDPYFSGTKIEWLLKNVAGARERAEAGELAFGTVDSFLIWRLTGGKSHVTDATNAGRTLLFDIAANDWDDELLALFTVPKALLPEVLDCSDDFGVTDAALLGAAIPILGVAGDQHAATIGQACFSPGMLKSTYGTGCFALLNTGQDMVRSQNRLLTTIAYRLDGQTTYALEGSIFIAGAAVQWIRDGLKLVKHASETGPLARTADPSQNVYMVPAFVGLGAPWWDADARGAIYGLTRNSGPAEIAKAALEAVCYQTRDLLEAMRKDWGESGQTVLRVDGGMVASDWTMQFLADVLDAPVDRPKTLETTALGAAWLAGSRAGVWPGMDEFAQSWALDKQFTPSMDAKTRDAKVAGWNDAVRRTLTTG, encoded by the coding sequence ATGAGCGGTTATATTCTGGCCATCGACCAGGGCACGACATCGAGCCGGGCGATCGTGTTCGCCGGGGACCGCAGCATTGCCGGGGTGGGGCAGAAGGAATTCACCCAGATCTTCCCTAGGGATGGCTGGGTCGAGCATGATCCGGAAGAAATCTGGGAAAGCGTGCTCTGGGCGATCAAGACGGCGCTGAAAGAGGCCGGGATCACGGCCAGTGACGTGGCGGCCATCGGCATTACCAACCAGCGCGAAACCACGCTGATCTGGGACCGCCAGACCGGCAAGCCGATCCACAATGCCATTGTGTGGCAGGACCGGCGCACGGCGGCGCACTGCGCCTGGCTCAAGAGCGAGGGGCATGAGGCGCTGGTCACCGAGAAGACCGGCTTGCTGCTCGACCCCTATTTTTCCGGTACCAAGATCGAATGGCTGCTGAAAAATGTCGCGGGCGCGCGGGAGCGGGCCGAGGCGGGCGAGCTGGCCTTCGGCACGGTGGACAGTTTTCTGATCTGGCGGCTGACCGGGGGCAAAAGCCACGTGACCGACGCCACCAATGCGGGCCGCACGCTGCTGTTCGATATTGCGGCCAATGACTGGGACGACGAGCTGCTGGCGCTGTTCACAGTGCCCAAGGCGCTGCTGCCCGAGGTGCTCGACTGCTCCGATGATTTTGGTGTGACCGATGCCGCGCTGCTGGGCGCCGCCATCCCGATCCTGGGCGTGGCGGGGGACCAGCATGCGGCAACGATCGGCCAGGCCTGTTTCTCCCCGGGCATGTTGAAATCGACCTATGGCACGGGCTGCTTTGCGCTGCTCAATACCGGGCAGGACATGGTGCGCAGCCAGAACCGGCTGCTGACCACCATTGCCTATCGGCTGGACGGGCAGACGACCTATGCGCTGGAAGGCTCGATCTTCATTGCCGGCGCGGCGGTGCAGTGGATCCGCGACGGGCTCAAACTGGTCAAGCATGCCAGCGAGACGGGGCCCCTGGCGCGCACGGCCGACCCCAGCCAGAATGTCTATATGGTGCCGGCCTTTGTGGGCCTGGGCGCGCCATGGTGGGATGCCGATGCGCGCGGGGCGATCTATGGGCTGACGCGCAATTCGGGCCCGGCGGAAATCGCCAAGGCGGCGCTGGAAGCTGTGTGCTACCAGACGCGCGACCTGCTCGAGGCCATGCGCAAGGACTGGGGCGAGAGCGGACAGACGGTGCTGCGGGTGGATGGCGGCATGGTCGCCTCGGACTGGACCATGCAGTTTCTGGCCGATGTGCTGGACGCGCCGGTAGACCGGCCCAAGACGCTCGAAACGACCGCGCTTGGCGCGGCCTGGCTGGCCGGGTCACGGGCCGGGGTGTGGCCGGGCATGGACGAATTTGCCCAGAGCTGGGCGCTGGACAAGCAGTTTACCCCGAGCATGGACGCCAAGACGCGCGACGCCAAGGTGGCGGGGTGGAATGACGCGGTGAGAAGGACGCTGACGACGGGTTAG
- a CDS encoding circularly permuted type 2 ATP-grasp protein — translation MGDQLPFDEMYEADGSVREPYRALAQWLEEQPDKALNLMQSDAEAIFRKLGITFAVYGSAEGTEKVIPFDVIPRIIAAQEWRKMSKGIEQRVKALNAFLYDIYHRQDIIKAGRVPEKLILQNAAFCPEMMGLEPARGVYAHIIGVDIVRTGPDDFFVLEDNLRTPSGVSYMLEDREAMMILAPDLFQRQKVAPVENYPENLRRTLESVAPENSGSSPNIVVLTPGIYNSAYFEHSFLADQMGATLCEGPDLFVDGGKVYMRTTTGPERVHVIYRRIDDDYLDPLTFLPGSMLGVPGLFDAYRAGNVTLVNAPGTGIADDKAVYTYVPEIIEFYLGEKAILQNVPTYNCTDDEQRNWVLANIGDLVVKEVHGSGGYGMMVGPTSTKAMHNEFRKKIEARPDNYIVQPTLALSTCPTYVKSGIAPRHVDLRPYVLVGDEVRITPGGLTRVALEKGSLVVNSSQGGGTKDTWVLED, via the coding sequence ATGGGCGATCAGCTGCCGTTTGACGAAATGTACGAAGCGGACGGCAGTGTCCGCGAACCCTATCGAGCGCTGGCGCAGTGGCTGGAGGAACAGCCCGACAAGGCGCTCAACCTGATGCAGTCCGACGCCGAGGCGATCTTCCGCAAGCTGGGCATTACCTTTGCGGTCTATGGCTCGGCCGAGGGCACCGAAAAGGTGATCCCGTTCGACGTGATCCCGCGCATCATCGCGGCGCAGGAATGGCGCAAGATGTCCAAGGGCATCGAGCAGCGGGTCAAGGCGCTCAACGCCTTTCTCTATGACATCTATCACCGGCAAGACATCATCAAGGCCGGCAGGGTGCCGGAAAAGCTGATCCTGCAGAACGCCGCCTTCTGCCCGGAAATGATGGGGCTGGAGCCGGCGCGCGGCGTCTATGCCCACATTATCGGCGTCGATATCGTGCGCACCGGGCCGGACGACTTCTTCGTGCTGGAAGACAATCTGCGCACCCCCTCGGGCGTCAGCTATATGCTGGAGGACCGGGAAGCGATGATGATCCTGGCGCCGGACCTGTTCCAGCGCCAGAAGGTGGCGCCGGTGGAAAACTATCCGGAAAACCTGCGCCGGACGCTCGAAAGCGTGGCGCCGGAGAATTCGGGTTCGTCGCCCAATATCGTGGTGCTGACGCCGGGCATCTACAATTCAGCCTATTTCGAGCACTCGTTCCTGGCCGACCAGATGGGCGCGACGCTGTGCGAAGGGCCGGACCTCTTCGTCGATGGCGGCAAGGTCTATATGCGCACCACGACGGGCCCAGAACGGGTGCATGTGATCTATCGCCGGATCGATGATGATTATCTCGATCCGCTGACCTTCCTGCCCGGCTCGATGCTGGGCGTGCCCGGCCTGTTCGACGCCTATCGCGCCGGCAATGTGACGCTGGTCAATGCGCCCGGGACCGGCATTGCCGATGACAAGGCGGTCTATACCTATGTGCCGGAGATCATCGAATTCTATCTCGGCGAGAAGGCCATTTTGCAGAATGTGCCGACCTATAACTGCACCGATGACGAGCAGCGCAACTGGGTGCTGGCCAATATCGGCGACCTGGTGGTCAAGGAAGTACACGGCTCGGGCGGCTATGGCATGATGGTGGGGCCGACCTCGACCAAGGCCATGCACAATGAATTCCGCAAGAAGATCGAGGCGCGGCCGGACAATTACATCGTGCAGCCGACGCTGGCGCTGAGCACCTGCCCCACCTATGTCAAATCGGGCATTGCGCCGCGCCATGTCGACCTGCGGCCCTATGTGCTGGTGGGCGACGAGGTGCGCATTACCCCAGGCGGGCTGACGCGCGTGGCGCTGGAAAAGGGTTCGCTGGTGGTCAATTCGAGCCAGGGCGGGGGCACCAAGGACACCTGGGTGCTGGAAGATTGA
- a CDS encoding glutathione S-transferase family protein — translation MLILHGGKRSPFVRRVAIWLALQDRAFERRPVELFGADFERFRAHNPLSRVPVLTTPDGDLIETYAIIDYLETTAEPAYRLLPEPGPQRIACQQVIALAHAVAEKGVAFVYETERRPPDLVWPDWVTRLRSQLEEGLAALETQTPATAWFGGTHPNGADAAVVATVDFLGTVAGLTDPATMPRLLALSGRSRALPAFATTHPQA, via the coding sequence ATGCTGATCTTGCATGGCGGCAAGCGCTCGCCCTTTGTCCGCCGCGTCGCCATCTGGCTGGCCCTGCAGGACCGCGCCTTCGAGCGGCGTCCCGTCGAGCTGTTCGGCGCCGATTTCGAGCGCTTCCGCGCCCACAATCCCCTCAGCCGGGTACCGGTTTTGACCACCCCCGATGGCGACCTGATCGAGACTTACGCCATCATCGATTATCTCGAAACCACTGCCGAGCCCGCTTATCGCCTGTTGCCCGAACCCGGTCCGCAGCGCATTGCCTGCCAACAGGTCATCGCCCTCGCCCATGCCGTGGCGGAAAAGGGCGTCGCTTTTGTCTACGAAACCGAGCGCCGCCCACCCGACCTCGTCTGGCCCGACTGGGTCACCCGCCTGCGCAGCCAGCTCGAAGAGGGTCTGGCCGCGCTCGAGACGCAGACCCCCGCCACGGCCTGGTTCGGCGGCACCCATCCCAATGGCGCCGATGCCGCCGTGGTGGCGACTGTGGATTTCCTCGGCACCGTGGCCGGCCTCACCGATCCCGCGACCATGCCGCGCCTGCTGGCATTGTCCGGGCGCAGCCGCGCCTTGCCGGCCTTCGCCACCACCCATCCGCAGGCCTGA
- a CDS encoding AEC family transporter produces the protein MLSIISVILPIFALMAFGFGAVRFKLFPAEGIKSLIAFVNNFATPCLLFHSLVTSDFASAFNLAIIGPFYIGAVLCFVLGIVIALRFFGNTPGIAVSVGFSGTFTNTVLVGLPIMQRAYGVDALPVVLSIIGLHGAILLTTGMVTMELMRRDGASLGRTLLTAGKRVASNPLIWGIAAGMIGYFAGLQLIEPADAFLRMMSQAVVPAALFGIGGALNEFKLSDNWQQALIAALIKLIVHPAIAYVLMIWVLHVPMEIARYGILLAAMPAGVNVYVFATYYNRGTSVAANTILIATVASALTISAWLYILTL, from the coding sequence ATGCTCTCCATCATCAGTGTCATTCTGCCCATTTTCGCGCTGATGGCCTTTGGCTTTGGCGCCGTGCGCTTCAAGCTGTTCCCCGCTGAAGGCATCAAGAGCCTGATCGCTTTCGTGAACAATTTTGCGACGCCCTGCCTGCTTTTCCATTCCCTGGTCACCAGCGACTTCGCCTCCGCCTTCAACCTCGCCATCATCGGCCCCTTCTATATCGGCGCCGTGCTCTGCTTCGTGCTGGGCATCGTCATTGCCCTGCGCTTCTTCGGCAACACGCCCGGCATCGCCGTCTCGGTCGGCTTTTCCGGCACCTTCACCAATACCGTGCTGGTCGGCCTGCCCATCATGCAGCGCGCCTATGGCGTTGATGCCCTGCCCGTGGTGCTTTCCATCATTGGCCTCCATGGCGCCATCCTGCTCACCACCGGCATGGTCACCATGGAACTGATGCGGCGCGACGGCGCCTCGCTCGGCCGCACCCTCCTGACGGCCGGCAAGCGCGTCGCCTCCAATCCGCTGATCTGGGGCATTGCCGCCGGCATGATCGGCTATTTTGCCGGCCTGCAGCTGATCGAGCCGGCCGATGCCTTCCTGCGCATGATGAGCCAGGCTGTCGTCCCGGCGGCCCTGTTCGGCATTGGCGGCGCGCTCAACGAGTTCAAGCTCTCCGACAACTGGCAGCAGGCTTTGATCGCCGCGCTGATCAAGCTCATCGTCCATCCCGCCATCGCCTATGTGCTGATGATCTGGGTGCTCCATGTCCCCATGGAGATCGCGCGCTATGGCATCCTGCTCGCCGCCATGCCGGCCGGCGTCAATGTCTATGTCTTTGCCACCTACTACAACCGCGGCACCAGCGTCGCCGCCAATACCATCCTCATCGCCACAGTCGCCTCGGCGCTGACCATTTCGGCCTGGCTTTACATCCTCACGCTCTAG
- the glpD gene encoding glycerol-3-phosphate dehydrogenase, giving the protein MSVSGSVDIFVIGGGINGTSVARDAVGRGYSVALAEMNDLASGTSSAATKLVHGGLRYLEHYEFRLVHEALAEREVLWAAAPHIIWPLRFVLPHHKGLRPAVILRAGLAMYDYMGGRRLLPPTKTLDLRKDVTGKPLKPGYKLGFEYSDCWVDDARFVVLNARDAADKGAAVHVRTKVTSLRRDAGEWIVELDGEAGRQTIRAKLVVNAAGPWVDQVITGAMGKNGAHNVRLVKGSHLVVHKLYEHDRCYIFQNGDGRIIFAIPYENDYTLIGTTDEDYEGDPKDVKISEAETDYLLSAASEYFAKPLTRTDVHWSYSGVRPLFDDGASAAQEATRDYVLKVDGDAATGAAINVFGGKLTTSRRLAESVLEKIEDVLGKKGAPWTKKSTLPGGDFEPLAFDAEVRRLGKDYGWLPKALAHRLTRLYGTKARVLLGARQDIESLGVHFGADLYAAEVDYLVDHEWARTAEDVLWRRTKLGLKVGAEDAARLEDYLARKAH; this is encoded by the coding sequence ATGAGCGTGAGCGGTAGCGTCGACATTTTCGTCATTGGTGGCGGCATCAACGGCACCAGCGTGGCCCGCGACGCGGTGGGCCGCGGTTATTCGGTGGCGCTGGCGGAGATGAACGACCTGGCCTCGGGCACCTCCTCGGCCGCCACCAAGCTGGTGCATGGCGGGCTGCGCTATCTCGAACATTACGAATTCCGCCTGGTGCATGAGGCGCTGGCCGAGCGCGAAGTGCTGTGGGCGGCGGCGCCGCATATCATCTGGCCGCTGCGCTTCGTGCTGCCGCATCACAAAGGGCTGCGCCCGGCGGTGATCCTGCGCGCCGGGCTGGCCATGTATGACTATATGGGCGGGCGACGGCTGCTGCCGCCGACCAAGACGCTGGACCTGCGCAAGGACGTGACCGGCAAGCCGCTCAAGCCCGGCTACAAGCTCGGCTTTGAATACTCCGACTGCTGGGTCGACGATGCGCGCTTTGTGGTGCTCAATGCCCGCGACGCGGCCGACAAGGGCGCGGCGGTGCATGTGCGCACCAAGGTGACGAGCCTGCGCCGCGACGCGGGCGAATGGATTGTCGAACTGGATGGCGAGGCCGGGCGGCAGACAATACGGGCAAAGCTGGTGGTCAATGCGGCCGGGCCCTGGGTGGACCAGGTGATCACCGGGGCGATGGGCAAGAATGGCGCGCATAATGTGCGGCTGGTCAAGGGCAGCCACCTGGTGGTGCACAAGCTCTATGAGCATGACCGCTGCTATATCTTCCAGAATGGCGACGGGCGGATCATCTTCGCCATTCCCTATGAGAATGACTATACGCTGATCGGCACCACCGACGAGGACTATGAGGGCGACCCCAAGGACGTCAAGATTTCCGAGGCGGAGACGGATTATCTCCTGAGCGCAGCGAGCGAATATTTCGCCAAGCCGCTGACGCGGACCGATGTGCACTGGAGCTATTCCGGCGTGCGGCCGCTGTTCGACGATGGCGCCAGCGCCGCACAGGAAGCCACGCGCGACTATGTGCTCAAGGTGGATGGCGACGCGGCCACGGGCGCGGCGATCAATGTGTTTGGCGGCAAGCTGACAACGTCGCGGCGGCTGGCCGAGTCGGTGCTGGAAAAGATCGAGGATGTGCTGGGCAAGAAGGGCGCGCCCTGGACCAAGAAGAGCACCCTGCCCGGCGGCGATTTCGAGCCGCTGGCGTTTGACGCGGAAGTGCGGCGGCTGGGCAAGGATTATGGCTGGCTGCCCAAGGCGCTGGCGCATCGGCTGACCCGGCTCTATGGCACCAAGGCGCGGGTACTGCTGGGCGCGCGGCAAGATATCGAGAGCCTGGGTGTGCATTTCGGGGCGGACCTCTATGCGGCCGAGGTGGACTATCTGGTGGACCATGAATGGGCGCGCACGGCAGAAGACGTGCTGTGGCGGCGCACCAAGCTGGGCCTCAAGGTGGGTGCCGAGGATGCGGCCCGGCTGGAAGATTATCTGGCGCGCAAGGCGCACTAG
- a CDS encoding alpha-E domain-containing protein, with protein MLGRTAQNLYWLSRYVERAENMARLLEVGYRMSLTSRREGGVSEHLVSMMQAAEVDEEFGKKDRVADVDTVAHFMMFDRDNPSSVYNCLSFARSNARSVRTAITTDMWEAINSAWLEFSQIKPRDVRGAKLLGLLEWVKDIGHQFRGALLGTILRDDGFAFLQAGNFIERADNTARILDMKYYVLLPRAKMVGGDLDIQQWTLILRAASAHRSYRHVYHDRYKATNIADFLILRPEMPRSLIFCARYLEDNVVTLSKLYGQQQSCNEAASQLRAMVENTNMEAIFAFGLHEFLTEFMARADHVSNTLSESYNFY; from the coding sequence ATGCTGGGACGGACTGCACAAAACCTGTACTGGCTCAGCCGCTATGTCGAGCGGGCCGAAAACATGGCCCGCCTGCTCGAGGTCGGCTATCGCATGAGCCTGACATCGCGCCGTGAAGGCGGGGTATCGGAACACCTGGTCTCGATGATGCAGGCGGCCGAGGTCGACGAGGAATTCGGCAAGAAGGACCGCGTCGCCGATGTCGACACGGTGGCCCATTTCATGATGTTCGACCGGGACAATCCGAGCTCGGTGTATAATTGCCTGAGCTTTGCGCGCAGCAATGCGCGCTCGGTGCGCACCGCCATCACCACCGACATGTGGGAGGCGATCAATTCGGCTTGGCTCGAATTTTCCCAGATCAAGCCGCGCGATGTGCGCGGGGCCAAGCTGCTGGGCCTGCTCGAATGGGTCAAGGATATCGGGCATCAGTTCCGCGGCGCGCTGCTGGGCACGATCCTGCGCGATGACGGCTTTGCCTTCCTGCAGGCGGGCAATTTCATAGAGCGGGCCGACAATACGGCGCGCATTCTCGACATGAAATATTACGTGCTGCTGCCGCGCGCCAAGATGGTGGGCGGGGATCTCGACATCCAGCAATGGACGCTGATCCTGCGGGCGGCCTCGGCGCATCGCAGCTATCGGCATGTCTATCACGACCGCTACAAGGCGACCAATATTGCCGACTTCCTGATCCTGCGGCCGGAAATGCCGCGCTCGCTGATCTTCTGCGCGCGATATCTGGAAGACAATGTGGTGACGCTGAGCAAGCTCTATGGGCAGCAGCAGAGCTGCAATGAAGCGGCCAGCCAGCTGCGCGCCATGGTGGAAAACACCAATATGGAAGCCATCTTCGCCTTCGGCCTGCATGAATTCCTGACCGAATTCATGGCGCGGGCCGATCACGTGTCGAACACCCTGTCGGAGAGTTACAACTTTTATTGA